In Urechidicola croceus, a single window of DNA contains:
- a CDS encoding alanine racemase yields the protein MMEWYEVIDHKSILSPALLFYPDRIKENIQQMISIAGTPDRLRPHIKTYKCAEIVKMQLNNGIKKFKCATLSEAQLLAEVSVPDVLIAYPLVGPNQQKYIELIEQFPKTKFSTLVDNLKQINMWNSFSHIPINIFIDILMLE from the coding sequence ATGATGGAATGGTATGAAGTCATAGATCATAAAAGTATCTTATCTCCAGCTCTTTTATTTTATCCAGATAGAATAAAGGAAAATATACAACAAATGATTTCAATTGCTGGAACTCCAGATAGACTGAGACCTCATATTAAAACCTATAAATGTGCTGAAATTGTTAAAATGCAATTAAATAATGGCATTAAAAAATTTAAATGCGCTACACTTTCTGAAGCTCAATTACTTGCTGAAGTTTCTGTACCTGATGTTTTAATTGCATATCCGCTCGTTGGTCCAAACCAACAAAAGTATATTGAACTTATTGAGCAGTTTCCTAAAACTAAATTTTCTACATTAGTTGATAATTTAAAGCAAATCAATATGTGGAATTCTTTTTCACATATTCCTATCAATATTTTTATTGATATTTTGATGCTGGAATGA
- the mnmA gene encoding tRNA 2-thiouridine(34) synthase MnmA has protein sequence MKRVIVGLSGGVDSSVAAHLLKEQGYEVIGLFMKNWHDDSVTISNECPWLEDSNDAMIVAEKLGIPFQVVDLSEQYKDRIVDYMFREYEMGRTPNPDVLCNREIKFDVFMKIALDLGADYVATGHYCRKETIIKDGKEVHRLLAGKDNNKDQSYFLCQLSQEQLSKALFPIGELTKPEVREIASAQELITAEKKDSQGLCFIGKVRLPEFLQQKLQPKEGVIVRIPADATLFDKEVPKFESKEAELSFLAEKYTYQLTDGDVVGKHQGAHYFTKGQRKGLAVGGMKEPLFVIETDVNENVIYTGEGKNHKGLYRNVLFVKNDEIHWIREDLILQDGDSMNVKARIRYRQKLEKATLFKVENGLYVSFDHPQSAITEGQFVAWYKDDELLGSGVIS, from the coding sequence ATGAAAAGAGTAATTGTAGGACTTTCAGGAGGTGTAGATAGTAGTGTTGCAGCACACTTACTTAAAGAGCAGGGATATGAAGTTATTGGATTATTCATGAAAAATTGGCATGATGATTCTGTTACAATTTCTAATGAATGTCCTTGGTTAGAAGATAGTAATGATGCAATGATTGTTGCAGAGAAACTTGGAATTCCGTTTCAGGTTGTTGATTTAAGCGAGCAATATAAAGATAGAATTGTTGATTATATGTTTCGTGAATACGAAATGGGGCGTACTCCAAATCCGGATGTATTATGTAATCGTGAGATAAAGTTTGATGTTTTTATGAAAATTGCATTGGATTTAGGAGCTGATTATGTGGCTACAGGTCATTATTGTAGAAAAGAAACCATAATTAAGGACGGAAAAGAAGTTCATCGATTATTAGCTGGAAAGGATAATAATAAAGATCAATCCTATTTTTTATGTCAATTGTCTCAAGAACAATTATCAAAAGCGTTATTTCCTATTGGTGAATTAACAAAACCGGAAGTTCGTGAAATAGCATCGGCACAAGAATTGATAACTGCTGAAAAGAAAGACTCTCAAGGTTTATGCTTCATTGGAAAAGTCAGATTGCCAGAATTTTTACAACAAAAATTACAACCAAAAGAAGGAGTTATTGTTAGAATTCCTGCAGATGCAACATTATTTGATAAAGAAGTTCCAAAATTTGAAAGTAAAGAGGCTGAATTATCATTTTTAGCTGAAAAGTATACTTATCAATTGACAGATGGAGATGTGGTAGGAAAGCATCAGGGCGCACATTATTTTACGAAAGGTCAACGAAAAGGTTTAGCCGTTGGTGGAATGAAAGAACCATTATTTGTTATTGAGACTGATGTCAATGAAAATGTTATTTATACAGGTGAAGGGAAGAATCACAAAGGATTGTATCGTAATGTATTATTTGTAAAAAATGATGAAATACATTGGATTCGGGAAGATTTAATACTTCAAGATGGAGATTCAATGAATGTCAAAGCACGTATTCGTTATCGTCAAAAATTGGAAAAGGCTACCTTATTCAAAGTAGAGAATGGTTTATATGTTTCATTTGATCATCCACAATCAGCAATTACTGAAGGTCAATTTGTCGCTTGGTATAAAGATGATGAATTATTAGGTTCGGGAGTAATTTCGTAA
- a CDS encoding DUF4442 domain-containing protein, producing MYAQATKILKKVLDVDTIYKIGFNWSPMYRRSVGKLIYISKDMYEIKVKIPLNYKNRNYAGTIFGGSLFSATDPIYMIQLIEILGRNYIVWDKDAEIKYKRPARSTAFADFKFSESEIKKIKEEVKINGEFNLIKTLNITNEDSSIVFANLKKTIYIADKTYYAQKKKK from the coding sequence ATGTACGCACAAGCAACTAAAATTTTAAAGAAAGTATTAGACGTTGATACTATTTATAAAATTGGTTTTAATTGGTCACCAATGTATAGAAGATCAGTTGGTAAATTGATTTATATATCTAAAGATATGTATGAAATTAAAGTTAAAATTCCACTTAATTATAAAAACAGAAATTATGCAGGTACAATTTTTGGAGGAAGTCTTTTTTCAGCAACAGATCCAATTTATATGATTCAACTGATAGAAATATTAGGAAGAAATTATATAGTTTGGGATAAAGATGCAGAAATAAAATATAAAAGACCTGCTCGAAGTACTGCATTTGCTGATTTTAAATTTTCAGAATCTGAAATTAAAAAAATCAAAGAGGAAGTGAAAATTAATGGTGAATTTAATTTAATTAAAACATTGAATATTACCAATGAAGATTCAAGTATTGTTTTTGCAAACTTAAAAAAGACAATTTATATTGCTGATAAAACTTACTATGCACAAAAAAAGAAAAAATAG
- a CDS encoding alpha/beta hydrolase family protein: MSKTHIYCVPGLAANGKIFEHIKLPKEKYKLHLIKWLIPKSIDESIEHYAQRMTESITEDNFVLMGVSFGGIMVQEMSKIVQPKKVIIISSVKSRKELPRRLKLTKLIKAYKLFPANSITTIENFMSYSFGKMTKKRIEQYQMYLSVRNPIYLNWAIYNVLHWKQDDVLQNIYHIHGTEDNVFPFKHIKNCISIKGGSHIMIINKAKKISKIINGILEE; the protein is encoded by the coding sequence ATGAGTAAAACTCATATTTATTGTGTTCCAGGATTAGCCGCAAACGGTAAAATTTTTGAACATATAAAACTACCTAAAGAGAAATATAAATTACATCTTATTAAATGGCTAATTCCTAAATCAATTGATGAATCTATAGAACATTATGCGCAAAGGATGACTGAATCTATTACGGAAGACAATTTTGTATTGATGGGCGTTTCTTTTGGTGGTATTATGGTTCAAGAAATGAGTAAAATTGTTCAACCAAAAAAAGTAATAATAATATCAAGTGTAAAAAGCAGAAAAGAATTACCTCGTCGCTTAAAATTAACTAAACTTATAAAGGCTTACAAATTATTTCCTGCAAATAGCATTACAACTATTGAAAACTTTATGAGTTATTCATTTGGTAAAATGACAAAAAAAAGAATTGAACAATATCAAATGTATTTATCAGTAAGAAACCCTATTTACCTCAATTGGGCTATATACAATGTTTTGCATTGGAAACAAGACGATGTGCTACAAAACATATATCATATTCATGGAACTGAAGATAATGTATTTCCATTTAAACACATCAAAAATTGTATTAGTATTAAAGGTGGTTCTCATATTATGATAATAAATAAGGCAAAGAAAATTAGTAAAATTATTAATGGAATTTTAGAAGAATAA
- a CDS encoding antibiotic biosynthesis monooxygenase family protein has product MIANTPATPYYAVIFSTLTTENLKGYEETANRMEELAKVQKGYLGIESARNKLGITVSYWDSLEAIENWKNNLEHIEAREKGRALWYKKYHLRICKVERDYGFEK; this is encoded by the coding sequence ATGATTGCCAATACTCCCGCAACACCTTACTACGCTGTGATATTTTCAACTTTAACAACCGAAAATTTAAAAGGTTATGAAGAAACTGCCAATAGAATGGAAGAATTGGCTAAAGTTCAAAAAGGATATTTAGGTATTGAATCTGCAAGAAATAAATTAGGAATTACTGTTTCATATTGGGATAGTTTAGAGGCTATCGAAAATTGGAAAAATAATTTAGAGCACATAGAAGCACGAGAAAAGGGTAGAGCGTTATGGTATAAAAAATATCATTTAAGAATCTGCAAAGTAGAACGAGATTATGGTTTTGAAAAATAA
- a CDS encoding NAD(P)H-dependent flavin oxidoreductase, with protein MQNRITQLFSIKYPLIQAGMVWNSGWRLASTVSNSGGLGLIGAGSMYPEVLREHIQKCKKATNKPFGVNVPMLYPEIEKIMDIIIEEGVKIVFTSAGNPKTWTPFLKEKGIKVVHVVSSVKFALKAQEAGVDAVVAEGFEAGGHNGREETTTFTLIPMVKEKITIPLIAAGGIANGRGMLAAMVLGADGVQIGSRFVASEESSAHIKFKHKVVETEDGGTRLTLKELAPVRLIKNKFFNQVQELYTQNPSVSQLKNLLGRGRAKKGMFEGDLDDGELEIGQISGLIHEIKPAAVIVEEIIAEYEKVKKSL; from the coding sequence ATGCAAAACAGAATCACTCAATTATTTAGTATTAAATATCCACTTATTCAAGCGGGAATGGTTTGGAATAGCGGTTGGCGTTTGGCTTCTACGGTCAGTAATTCTGGTGGGTTAGGGTTGATTGGAGCAGGTAGTATGTATCCTGAAGTTTTGCGAGAGCATATTCAAAAATGTAAAAAAGCAACCAATAAACCTTTTGGTGTAAATGTTCCAATGTTGTATCCCGAAATTGAAAAAATCATGGATATAATTATTGAAGAAGGAGTGAAAATTGTTTTTACATCTGCAGGAAATCCAAAAACATGGACACCATTTTTAAAAGAAAAAGGAATTAAAGTTGTTCATGTTGTTAGTAGTGTGAAATTTGCTTTAAAGGCTCAAGAGGCAGGAGTTGATGCGGTCGTAGCTGAGGGTTTTGAAGCAGGTGGACATAATGGTAGAGAGGAAACTACAACATTCACATTAATTCCTATGGTCAAAGAGAAAATAACAATACCATTAATTGCTGCTGGAGGAATAGCAAATGGTAGAGGAATGCTTGCTGCAATGGTTTTGGGAGCAGATGGAGTTCAAATTGGAAGTCGATTTGTTGCAAGTGAAGAATCATCAGCACATATAAAATTTAAACATAAGGTTGTAGAAACTGAAGATGGTGGTACTAGGTTAACCCTTAAAGAACTTGCACCAGTAAGATTGATTAAAAATAAATTTTTCAATCAAGTTCAAGAATTGTATACACAAAATCCTTCTGTTTCTCAATTAAAAAATTTATTAGGTAGAGGTAGAGCAAAAAAAGGAATGTTTGAAGGGGATTTGGATGATGGCGAATTGGAAATTGGTCAAATTTCAGGCTTAATACATGAAATAAAACCAGCAGCTGTAATAGTTGAGGAAATTATAGCTGAATATGAAAAAGTTAAAAAAAGTTTATAA
- a CDS encoding RidA family protein — MSIKEKLKSLNLILPPAPPLGGVYKPVIIIDKMLYVSGQGPMRNDKSLIVGKLGSDLNTHEGYAAAKQVGLTMLATIKEQIGDLSKIKRLVKTLGMVNSEPNFYEQPQVINGFSELMVELLGDDYGTGARSAVGMILPGNIAVEIEAIFEIY, encoded by the coding sequence ATGAGTATAAAAGAAAAATTAAAATCACTAAATCTTATCTTACCTCCTGCTCCACCTTTAGGAGGGGTTTACAAACCAGTTATTATTATTGATAAAATGCTCTATGTATCTGGGCAAGGACCTATGAGAAACGATAAAAGTTTAATCGTTGGAAAACTTGGTTCCGATTTAAACACACATGAAGGTTATGCTGCAGCTAAACAAGTTGGACTTACAATGTTAGCAACCATAAAAGAACAAATTGGAGATTTAAGTAAAATAAAAAGATTGGTAAAAACATTGGGGATGGTAAATAGCGAACCTAATTTTTATGAACAACCACAAGTAATCAATGGCTTTAGTGAATTAATGGTTGAGTTACTTGGCGATGATTATGGTACTGGTGCAAGAAGTGCTGTAGGAATGATTTTGCCCGGAAATATCGCTGTTGAAATAGAAGCCATTTTTGAAATCTATTAA
- a CDS encoding GNAT family N-acetyltransferase has product MMNLLFETKRLIVRKLVIDDLTPFHEMQGNINVMRFVRGKAMTFDEDKKDLQELIEFYDKKDNDFWIYAVERKIENKFVGTIAFVKDSNNDDEIGYRFLEKYWGNGYGTEIVEGMIEYCKKNGFKKLVACVANDNIASDKIIKKAGFQFVESFVSDDLKIPEQKYILNL; this is encoded by the coding sequence ATGATGAATCTACTTTTTGAAACAAAACGATTGATTGTTAGAAAACTGGTTATAGACGATTTAACTCCGTTTCATGAAATGCAAGGCAATATAAATGTAATGAGATTTGTAAGAGGAAAAGCAATGACTTTTGATGAAGACAAGAAAGATTTACAAGAATTGATTGAGTTTTATGATAAAAAAGATAATGATTTTTGGATTTATGCTGTTGAACGAAAGATTGAAAATAAGTTTGTTGGAACAATTGCTTTTGTAAAAGACAGCAATAATGATGATGAAATTGGATATAGATTTTTAGAAAAATACTGGGGTAATGGTTACGGAACAGAAATTGTTGAAGGTATGATTGAATATTGTAAGAAAAATGGCTTTAAAAAATTGGTAGCCTGTGTTGCTAATGATAATATAGCTTCTGATAAAATTATAAAAAAGGCAGGGTTTCAATTTGTTGAAAGTTTTGTAAGTGATGATTTAAAAATACCAGAACAAAAATATATTTTAAACTTATGA
- a CDS encoding beta-N-acetylhexosaminidase, whose protein sequence is MKNRILKTLKLFSIFGAIIGVLAISCSKKNKQVINTQDNYQIIPKPNMLKIGKGQFNINSNTKIINLTNSSQNAEYLSEMLGSISGIKIAQNNNFEDQGNITLKISDTIKNEEGYQLSIKHDAITISGKTEKGIFYGIQSLRQLLPAKIEETKNSLNKLIVPSVEISDSPRYTYRGMHLDVGRHFFSVKSIKKYIDLIAMHKMNNFHWHLTEDQGWRIEIKKYPKLTEIGGFRKGTAIGLAGTKNAPYTYDNIPYGGYYTQEEIKEVIAYASERHITVIPEIELPGHSLAALAAYPQFGNTKGPYEVAKRWGIFKETYAPTEETFNFLQDVLTEVMELFPSKYIHIGGDEVLKKEWEESKYAQEVIKREGLKDEHELQSYFIKRIEKFLNSHGRNIIGWDEILEGGLAPNATVMSWRGIEGGIAAAKQKHTVIMTPGTHCYFDYYQVDEESQKNEPITGSKRFTTVKKVYSYEPTPIGLTTEEEKYIIGAQGNVWTEYMPTWDRVEYKVLPRMTALSEVLWSSKENRNWDDFHKRLQHIAKRYDTLGYNYAKHTIIKE, encoded by the coding sequence ATGAAAAATAGAATTTTAAAAACACTTAAATTATTCTCAATTTTTGGTGCAATTATAGGTGTTCTTGCTATTTCATGTTCAAAAAAAAATAAGCAAGTAATAAACACCCAAGATAATTATCAAATAATCCCTAAACCAAATATGTTAAAAATTGGCAAGGGTCAATTTAATATCAATTCAAATACTAAAATAATTAATCTTACAAATTCGTCTCAAAATGCTGAATACTTATCAGAGATGTTGGGTTCTATTTCAGGAATAAAAATTGCACAAAACAACAATTTCGAGGATCAAGGAAATATTACTTTAAAAATAAGTGATACTATTAAGAATGAAGAAGGTTATCAATTATCTATAAAGCATGATGCAATTACAATATCTGGAAAAACTGAAAAAGGTATTTTTTATGGAATACAATCATTGAGGCAACTATTACCAGCTAAAATTGAAGAGACTAAAAACTCGCTAAATAAATTAATTGTTCCCTCTGTAGAAATAAGTGACAGTCCTCGTTATACTTATCGAGGAATGCATTTAGATGTAGGGCGTCATTTTTTTTCAGTAAAATCAATTAAAAAGTATATTGATTTAATTGCCATGCATAAAATGAATAATTTCCATTGGCATTTAACCGAAGATCAAGGGTGGAGAATTGAAATTAAAAAGTATCCTAAATTAACAGAAATAGGTGGCTTTAGAAAAGGAACAGCCATTGGACTAGCAGGAACTAAAAATGCACCATATACATATGATAACATTCCCTATGGAGGTTATTACACTCAAGAAGAAATAAAAGAAGTGATTGCTTATGCTAGTGAAAGACATATTACTGTAATTCCAGAAATTGAACTTCCTGGGCACTCACTTGCTGCCTTAGCTGCGTACCCACAATTTGGAAATACAAAAGGACCATATGAAGTTGCAAAACGTTGGGGGATATTTAAAGAAACTTATGCACCAACTGAAGAGACTTTTAATTTCTTGCAAGATGTATTAACAGAAGTTATGGAATTATTTCCAAGTAAATACATTCATATTGGAGGTGATGAAGTCTTAAAAAAAGAATGGGAAGAGAGTAAATATGCTCAAGAAGTCATCAAAAGAGAAGGTCTTAAAGATGAACATGAATTACAAAGTTATTTTATCAAACGAATAGAGAAATTCTTAAATTCACATGGACGAAATATTATTGGTTGGGATGAAATTCTAGAAGGCGGATTGGCTCCAAATGCAACTGTAATGTCATGGAGAGGTATTGAAGGTGGTATTGCTGCAGCTAAACAAAAACATACTGTTATTATGACTCCTGGAACGCATTGCTATTTTGATTATTACCAAGTTGATGAAGAAAGTCAAAAAAACGAACCGATTACTGGTAGTAAAAGATTCACAACTGTTAAAAAAGTATATTCTTATGAACCAACACCTATAGGGCTTACTACTGAAGAAGAAAAATATATTATTGGCGCACAAGGAAATGTTTGGACCGAATATATGCCTACTTGGGATCGAGTAGAATATAAAGTATTGCCCAGAATGACTGCGTTATCAGAAGTATTGTGGTCATCAAAAGAAAATAGAAATTGGGATGATTTTCATAAGCGCTTACAACATATTGCTAAACGATATGATACTCTTGGATATAATTATGCTAAACATACTATCATTAAAGAATAA
- the mtaB gene encoding tRNA (N(6)-L-threonylcarbamoyladenosine(37)-C(2))-methylthiotransferase MtaB: MNGQKKVAFYTLGCKLNFSETSTIARNFQNEGFERVEFDENADIYVINTCSVTDNADKRFKSIVKNALKQNDKAFLIAIGCYAQLKPEELAAVDGVDLVLGATEKFKVTDYINDLSKNDMGEVHSCEIEDADFYVGSYSIGDRTRAFLKVQDGCDYKCTYCTIPLARGISRSDTLENVLKNAKEISERGIKEIVLTGVNIGDYGKGEFGNKKHEHTFYELVQELDKVDGIHRLRISSIEPNLLKNETIDFISNSESFVPHFHIPLQSGSDKLLKKMKRRYMSNIYTDRVSKIKKVMPNACIGVDVIVGFPGETDELFLETYNYLNELDISYLHVFTYSERPNTEAFNMEGVVSKNVRAKRSKMLRGLSVKKRRAFYESQIGNTLTVLFESENKEGYINGFTQNYVKVKTPWNPELVNTLHNVKLTEIDEDGLVRIEFIKQSLTA; this comes from the coding sequence ATGAACGGACAAAAAAAAGTTGCTTTTTATACTTTAGGATGTAAACTGAATTTTTCAGAAACATCTACAATAGCGCGTAACTTTCAAAATGAAGGATTTGAACGTGTCGAATTTGATGAAAATGCAGATATTTATGTCATAAACACTTGTTCTGTAACTGATAATGCAGACAAACGTTTTAAAAGTATTGTTAAAAATGCTTTGAAACAAAATGATAAAGCATTTTTAATTGCCATAGGTTGTTATGCACAATTAAAACCTGAAGAATTGGCTGCTGTTGATGGTGTTGATCTTGTTTTAGGTGCAACTGAAAAATTTAAGGTAACTGACTATATCAATGACTTGTCAAAAAATGATATGGGAGAAGTGCATTCTTGCGAAATTGAAGACGCCGATTTTTATGTAGGCTCCTACTCTATTGGTGATCGTACTCGTGCGTTTTTAAAAGTACAAGATGGTTGCGATTATAAATGTACGTATTGCACAATTCCTCTTGCAAGAGGAATTTCTAGAAGTGATACTTTAGAAAATGTCCTTAAAAATGCTAAAGAAATTTCTGAACGTGGAATTAAAGAAATTGTTTTAACTGGAGTAAATATTGGAGATTATGGAAAAGGCGAATTTGGAAATAAAAAACACGAACATACTTTTTACGAATTAGTTCAAGAATTGGATAAAGTAGATGGTATTCATCGTTTAAGAATCTCATCAATCGAACCAAATTTATTAAAGAATGAGACAATCGATTTCATTTCGAACTCTGAAAGTTTTGTTCCTCATTTTCATATACCATTACAAAGCGGTAGCGATAAATTATTGAAGAAAATGAAACGTCGCTATATGAGTAATATCTATACCGATAGAGTTTCTAAAATCAAAAAAGTTATGCCCAATGCCTGTATAGGTGTTGATGTAATCGTAGGTTTTCCTGGTGAGACAGATGAATTATTTTTAGAAACATATAATTATTTAAATGAATTAGATATTTCGTATTTACATGTTTTTACATATTCTGAAAGACCAAATACGGAGGCTTTTAACATGGAAGGTGTTGTTTCTAAAAACGTTCGAGCAAAACGCAGTAAAATGTTGAGAGGGTTATCAGTAAAAAAACGTAGAGCATTTTATGAAAGTCAGATAGGAAATACACTGACTGTTCTATTTGAAAGTGAAAACAAAGAAGGATATATTAACGGTTTCACTCAAAATTATGTAAAAGTGAAAACACCTTGGAATCCAGAATTAGTAAATACATTACATAATGTAAAACTAACAGAAATTGATGAAGATGGACTAGTTCGTATAGAGTTTATAAAACAATCATTAACAGCCTAA
- a CDS encoding DUF6438 domain-containing protein: MKKITLLVACITLIISCKQKQEIIEKPESSIEKENLPVEITPSLNYVDLVVVLSENSNLTEAQMLLKNNNLTIDKILIDEDYLKAGLVKVPENDKEEWKNKLSALDFIQGIEKNSKNILNTINDKYDNRLITINKTPCFGDCPVYNVVVKKNGLVTFNGIKNVLNKGLVKFQLDNQQLQILNEKFSKIVTNNYKPIYDSRNPDLPSTNISFKGTNIKIRLWKEVPLELIEVHEYIIEHLLDKKYIE; the protein is encoded by the coding sequence ATGAAAAAAATTACTTTATTAGTTGCTTGTATTACACTAATTATTAGTTGCAAACAAAAACAAGAAATTATTGAAAAACCAGAATCATCTATAGAAAAAGAAAATTTACCTGTTGAAATAACTCCTTCTTTAAATTATGTAGATTTAGTTGTAGTTCTTTCTGAAAACTCAAATTTAACTGAAGCCCAAATGTTATTAAAAAATAACAATTTAACTATTGATAAAATATTGATAGATGAAGATTATTTAAAAGCTGGCTTAGTTAAAGTTCCGGAAAATGATAAGGAAGAATGGAAAAACAAACTTTCTGCATTAGATTTTATTCAAGGAATAGAAAAAAATAGTAAAAATATACTCAATACAATTAACGACAAATATGACAATAGATTGATAACAATCAATAAAACTCCATGTTTTGGTGATTGTCCAGTCTATAATGTTGTTGTAAAGAAAAATGGATTGGTAACATTCAATGGAATTAAAAATGTTCTTAATAAAGGTTTAGTGAAATTTCAATTAGATAATCAACAACTTCAAATTTTGAATGAAAAATTTTCTAAAATTGTAACTAATAACTATAAACCCATTTATGATTCTAGAAACCCCGATTTACCAAGTACTAATATTTCATTCAAAGGAACAAATATTAAAATTCGGCTTTGGAAAGAAGTTCCATTAGAGTTAATAGAAGTACATGAGTATATAATAGAACATTTATTAGATAAAAAATATATTGAATAA
- a CDS encoding lytic transglycosylase domain-containing protein: MNKPLRFLVVLSIVLICGALINATQKEDISQIPTKETPANKETKISDKNTSELYEIKALKIPKGLNFAGEHVPIEKQDIRERIDRELLVNTYWQSNGLLMFKRAHKYFPIIEPILAENGIPDDFKYLAVIESGLQNATSPAGARGFWQIMKATAKENGLEVNNNVDERYHLEKATKVACKYLQKAKDRLGSWTLAAAAYNAGNYGMAKKLESQKVNNYYDLLLGQETSRYVPRIVALKEIMSNPKKYGFVFETEDLYQLESTITVEIDTAINNIAVFAQKFGTNYKELKIHNPWLRENVLNNASRKKYEIKLPQ; the protein is encoded by the coding sequence ATGAACAAGCCGTTACGATTTTTAGTAGTTTTAAGCATAGTTTTAATTTGTGGAGCACTTATTAATGCAACACAAAAGGAAGATATAAGCCAAATACCAACCAAGGAAACTCCAGCAAATAAAGAGACTAAAATTTCAGATAAAAATACTAGTGAATTATATGAAATAAAAGCATTAAAAATTCCTAAAGGGTTAAATTTCGCAGGTGAGCATGTACCTATTGAAAAACAAGATATAAGAGAAAGAATAGACCGAGAATTATTGGTAAATACTTATTGGCAATCTAATGGATTATTGATGTTTAAAAGAGCACATAAATACTTCCCTATTATTGAACCAATATTAGCAGAAAATGGTATTCCTGATGATTTCAAATACCTCGCTGTAATTGAAAGTGGATTGCAAAATGCGACCTCTCCTGCTGGTGCTCGAGGTTTTTGGCAAATTATGAAAGCCACAGCCAAAGAAAATGGATTGGAAGTCAACAATAACGTTGATGAACGTTACCACCTTGAAAAAGCAACGAAAGTAGCATGTAAATATTTACAAAAAGCAAAGGATAGATTAGGTTCATGGACTCTAGCAGCTGCTGCATATAATGCTGGAAATTACGGAATGGCAAAAAAATTAGAAAGCCAAAAAGTAAACAATTATTACGATTTATTATTAGGTCAAGAAACATCTCGATATGTACCTAGAATTGTTGCTTTGAAAGAGATAATGTCTAACCCAAAAAAATATGGGTTCGTTTTTGAAACTGAAGACTTATATCAATTAGAATCAACAATAACTGTTGAAATTGATACTGCCATTAATAATATTGCAGTATTTGCGCAAAAGTTTGGAACAAATTATAAAGAACTAAAAATTCACAATCCATGGTTAAGAGAGAATGTTTTAAATAATGCTTCTCGAAAAAAATATGAGATTAAATTACCTCAATAA
- a CDS encoding sulfite exporter TauE/SafE family protein — translation MKMTAATIILLIIIGLSAGILSGLVGVGGGIIMVPMFVIFLGLTQHNAQGMSLAVMLPPVTFLAVYNYHKAGEVDWKLALIASALFIIGGFIGSKLALKIDQLVLKKIFGFMMLIVAIKLIFFSK, via the coding sequence ATGAAAATGACTGCAGCAACTATCATTCTTTTAATAATTATTGGTCTTTCAGCAGGTATTTTAAGTGGATTAGTAGGTGTTGGTGGAGGAATTATAATGGTTCCTATGTTTGTTATTTTTCTTGGTTTAACTCAACATAATGCTCAAGGAATGAGTTTAGCTGTAATGCTACCACCTGTTACTTTTTTAGCAGTTTACAATTACCATAAAGCCGGAGAAGTTGATTGGAAATTAGCACTCATTGCTTCAGCGCTGTTTATCATTGGTGGATTTATTGGGTCAAAACTTGCTCTTAAAATAGACCAACTTGTATTAAAAAAAATATTTGGTTTTATGATGCTTATTGTTGCTATTAAACTCATTTTTTTCTCTAAATAA